A DNA window from Halostella salina contains the following coding sequences:
- a CDS encoding nucleoside deaminase has product MSTPNFDDFDHESHMNRALDLARESVERGDRPFGSVLVRDDEVVMAETNRVNTEDDIREHPELRLVARAFRELEPDERAETVMYTSTEPCPMCAGGMTHAGFGRVVYSVGHDEITGFTGGEPLIGSAAILDGITEVVGPVLNDEGRAIHREFGW; this is encoded by the coding sequence ATGTCGACCCCGAACTTCGACGACTTCGACCACGAGTCGCACATGAACAGGGCGCTCGACCTCGCCCGCGAGTCGGTCGAGCGCGGCGACCGACCGTTCGGCAGCGTGCTCGTCCGCGACGACGAGGTCGTCATGGCCGAGACGAACCGCGTGAACACCGAGGACGACATCCGCGAGCACCCCGAACTCAGGCTCGTCGCCCGGGCGTTCCGGGAACTGGAGCCGGACGAGCGCGCCGAGACGGTGATGTACACGAGCACGGAGCCGTGTCCGATGTGTGCCGGCGGGATGACCCACGCCGGGTTCGGCCGGGTCGTCTACAGCGTCGGGCACGACGAGATCACGGGGTTCACCGGCGGCGAGCCGCTGATCGGGTCGGCGGCGATCCTCGACGGGATCACCGAGGTCGTCGGGCCCGTGCTGAACGACGAGGGGCGTGCGATCCACCGCGAGTTCGGCTGGTAG